In Agromyces archimandritae, one genomic interval encodes:
- a CDS encoding P22 phage major capsid protein family protein, whose product MTNTLNTYSAADAGAVALELIHGSFQLASVAASYDENTFKAGIGRTAYLTVPAALVAHDRALGDTDNALLIDAIAESRVPIELDREAVSAVALSDADLSLDLQDFTAQVLAPQVDAVVSRVEASLAAVLEDVDVEAPAAAYDPAKPVSLFTSGRRALRGRGIDVAGGDLVALVGSNVVDDLLESDSLDYSRTGDADALRSGSVGRLRGFNVVEASRIGADDVFFMTASSLYLAHRPPVVPLGASFGETVSAGSSLRYLRDYDAVHRCDRSIIDSFYGVGVMPTYRLERTEDAGVQGSTGYAAGSASLVPIEGGSVVRFDTTA is encoded by the coding sequence ATGACGAACACCCTGAACACCTACAGCGCCGCCGACGCCGGCGCCGTCGCCCTCGAGCTCATCCACGGCTCGTTCCAGCTTGCAAGCGTCGCAGCCAGTTACGACGAGAACACCTTCAAGGCTGGCATCGGCCGCACGGCGTATCTCACCGTCCCCGCCGCCCTTGTCGCACATGACCGCGCCCTCGGCGACACCGACAACGCCCTACTCATCGACGCGATCGCAGAATCGCGAGTGCCGATCGAGCTCGACCGCGAGGCCGTCTCAGCCGTCGCCCTGAGCGACGCCGACCTCTCGCTCGACCTCCAGGACTTCACCGCTCAGGTGCTCGCCCCTCAGGTCGACGCCGTTGTCTCGCGCGTCGAAGCCTCCCTTGCGGCCGTACTTGAGGACGTCGACGTCGAGGCGCCCGCGGCCGCGTACGACCCGGCGAAGCCGGTTTCGCTGTTCACCTCCGGTCGCCGTGCGCTCCGCGGTCGCGGTATCGACGTCGCCGGAGGTGACCTCGTTGCCCTGGTCGGTTCGAACGTCGTCGACGACCTCCTCGAGAGCGACTCGCTCGACTACAGCCGCACCGGCGACGCCGACGCGCTGCGCTCGGGCAGCGTCGGCCGCCTCCGTGGCTTCAACGTCGTCGAGGCCTCGCGCATCGGTGCCGATGACGTGTTCTTCATGACCGCGAGCTCGCTCTACCTCGCCCACCGCCCGCCCGTCGTGCCCCTGGGTGCGTCCTTCGGCGAGACCGTCAGCGCCGGCTCCTCGTTGCGCTACCTCCGCGACTACGACGCCGTCCACCGTTGCGACCGCTCGATCATCGATTCGTTCTACGGGGTCGGCGTCATGCCGACCTACCGCCTCGAGCGCACCGAAGACGCCGGCGTCCAGGGCTCGACCGGCTACGCAGCCGGCAGCGCCTCGCTCGTCCCGATCGAGGGCGGCAGTGTCGTCCGATTCGACACCACCGCCTAA
- a CDS encoding recombinase family protein, which produces MKIAPDQPTASERAKLRAVLYYRLSRDSEVSTSIRGQDADLSALAAREGWDVIATFTDEGLSGGKRRANADEAVRMLRESEVDVLAAYAVDRFSRMGIGEDAELVRIVRAAPARRPARVVFMREGIDSATDAKGWAIRFMIASEMALGERDVMVQRRKAALRRMQNEGRFTGRGAPPYGYRSAPFDDGRAGRRLVPDATEAEVVREGAARLLAGESSMSLARALTERGVPLARSAYRLAQIAGRPLVDDTGAELARGTWTNGRVSQLWTSHHLLGRIMRDQPRGEAGGHLDREGSPVLDPRTGEPLEAFEPILDLSTFLALRERFQRSVGRGKQQKRRAARLLSGLLYCGLCGAKSYALTVRQRGREYAYYRCSGASRGESCFGPRIRAEHAEELVEAEYLATVGRLPAYERVEHRGEEEQSERLARIAERVGTLSRQLIEPGVDRLAIVAELDRLDAERDAALALAPTLVVEYVPLGVTWAEVYGSGNLSERRRALARAYDHVLAYPEGRGPDGRRLVPVLNPDAPEDHDAA; this is translated from the coding sequence GTGAAGATAGCCCCAGACCAGCCTACGGCCTCTGAAAGGGCGAAGCTCCGCGCCGTGCTCTACTACCGCCTCAGCCGCGACAGTGAAGTCTCAACGTCAATCCGCGGGCAGGACGCCGACCTCAGTGCCCTCGCCGCTCGCGAAGGCTGGGACGTCATCGCCACGTTCACCGACGAAGGCCTCAGCGGCGGCAAGCGCCGAGCCAATGCCGACGAGGCCGTCCGAATGCTACGCGAAAGCGAAGTCGACGTGCTCGCCGCCTACGCCGTCGACCGCTTCTCGCGCATGGGCATCGGCGAAGATGCCGAGCTCGTCCGCATCGTGCGTGCTGCCCCCGCGCGCCGTCCGGCCCGCGTCGTCTTCATGCGCGAGGGCATCGACTCGGCAACCGATGCCAAGGGCTGGGCCATCCGCTTTATGATCGCCTCCGAAATGGCCCTGGGCGAGCGCGACGTCATGGTCCAACGCCGCAAGGCTGCGCTACGCCGTATGCAGAATGAGGGCCGATTCACCGGCCGCGGCGCCCCGCCCTATGGGTACCGCTCCGCCCCGTTCGACGACGGCCGCGCCGGTCGCCGCCTCGTGCCCGACGCCACCGAGGCCGAGGTTGTCCGCGAGGGCGCTGCGCGCCTCCTCGCCGGCGAATCCTCCATGTCGCTCGCCCGCGCGCTCACCGAGCGCGGCGTCCCGCTCGCCCGCTCCGCTTACCGCCTCGCGCAGATCGCGGGCCGCCCGCTCGTTGACGACACCGGGGCCGAGCTCGCCCGCGGCACCTGGACCAACGGCCGCGTCTCGCAGCTCTGGACCTCGCATCACCTTCTCGGCCGCATAATGCGCGACCAGCCCCGCGGCGAAGCGGGCGGCCATCTCGACCGCGAGGGCTCCCCCGTGCTCGACCCGCGCACCGGCGAACCGCTCGAGGCCTTCGAGCCCATCCTCGACCTTTCGACCTTTCTCGCGCTACGCGAGCGCTTCCAGCGCAGTGTCGGCCGCGGTAAGCAACAGAAGCGCCGAGCCGCCCGCCTCCTCTCCGGCCTCCTCTATTGCGGCCTCTGTGGCGCGAAGTCCTACGCGCTCACCGTGCGCCAGCGGGGCCGCGAATACGCCTACTATCGGTGCTCCGGCGCCTCTCGTGGCGAGTCATGTTTCGGCCCGCGGATCCGCGCCGAGCACGCCGAGGAGCTCGTCGAGGCCGAATACCTCGCCACCGTCGGCCGCCTGCCCGCATACGAGCGCGTCGAGCACCGTGGCGAAGAGGAGCAAAGCGAGCGCCTCGCCCGCATCGCCGAGCGCGTCGGCACGCTAAGCCGCCAGCTCATCGAGCCCGGCGTCGACCGGCTGGCGATCGTCGCGGAGCTCGACCGCCTCGATGCTGAGCGCGACGCGGCGCTCGCCCTTGCCCCCACGCTCGTCGTCGAGTACGTGCCCCTCGGCGTGACGTGGGCCGAGGTATACGGGTCCGGTAACTTGAGCGAGCGTCGACGAGCCCTCGCTCGTGCCTACGACCATGTACTCGCCTATCCCGAAGGGCGCGGGCCGGACGGGCGGCGCCTCGTCCCGGTGCTGAACCCCGACGCCCCCGAGGACCACGACGCCGCCTAA
- the ettA gene encoding energy-dependent translational throttle protein EttA — MEYIYSMVRARKAVGDKVILDDVTMAFLPGAKIGVVGPNGAGKSTILKIMAGLDQPSNGEARLSPGYSVGILMQEPELDESKTVLENVQEGVGPIKAKLDRFNEISAAMADPDADFDALLAEMGTLQEEIDAADAWDLDSQLEQAMDALRCPPPEAVVSVLSGGEKRRVALCKLLLQKPDLLLLDEPTNHLDAESVLWLEQHLAKYPGAVLAVTHDRYFLDHVAEWICEVDRGRLYPYEGNYSTYLEKKAERLEVQGKKDQKLQKRLKEELEWVRSNTKGRQAKSKARLARYEEMAAEAERTRKLDFEEIQIPAGPRLGDVVLEAKKLEKGFDGRKLIDGLSFTLPRNGIVGIIGPNGVGKTTLFKTIVGLEPLDGGELKIGETVKISYVDQSRGGIDPNKTLWEVVSDGLDYIQVGKTEIPSRAYVSTFGFKGPDQQKRAGVLSGGERNRLNLALTLKQGGNLLLLDEPTNDLDVETLSSLENALLEFPGCAVVITHDRWFLDRIATHILAYEGTEQDPANWYWFEGNFEAYEENKIERLGPDAAKPHRSAYRKLTRD, encoded by the coding sequence GTGGAATACATTTACTCGATGGTGCGCGCCCGCAAAGCGGTCGGCGACAAGGTCATTCTCGACGACGTCACGATGGCGTTCCTCCCCGGAGCGAAGATCGGCGTCGTCGGCCCGAACGGGGCCGGCAAGTCCACGATCCTGAAGATCATGGCCGGCCTCGACCAGCCCTCCAACGGCGAGGCGCGGCTGAGCCCCGGCTACTCGGTCGGCATCCTCATGCAGGAGCCCGAACTCGACGAGTCGAAGACGGTGCTGGAGAACGTGCAGGAGGGCGTCGGGCCGATCAAGGCGAAGCTCGACCGCTTCAACGAGATCTCGGCGGCGATGGCCGACCCCGACGCCGACTTCGACGCGCTGCTGGCCGAGATGGGCACGCTGCAGGAGGAGATCGACGCGGCCGACGCCTGGGATCTCGACTCGCAGCTCGAGCAGGCGATGGACGCCCTGCGCTGCCCGCCGCCCGAGGCCGTCGTCTCGGTGCTCTCCGGCGGTGAGAAGCGCCGCGTCGCCCTCTGCAAGCTCCTGCTGCAGAAGCCCGACCTGCTCCTCCTCGACGAGCCCACGAACCACCTCGACGCCGAGAGCGTGCTCTGGCTCGAGCAGCACCTCGCCAAGTACCCCGGCGCGGTGCTCGCCGTCACCCACGACCGGTACTTCCTCGACCACGTCGCCGAGTGGATCTGCGAAGTCGACCGCGGCCGCCTGTACCCCTACGAGGGCAACTACTCGACCTACCTCGAGAAGAAGGCCGAACGCCTCGAAGTGCAGGGCAAGAAGGACCAGAAGCTGCAGAAGCGCCTGAAAGAGGAGCTCGAGTGGGTCCGGTCCAACACGAAGGGCCGGCAGGCCAAGTCGAAGGCGCGCCTCGCGCGCTACGAGGAGATGGCTGCGGAAGCCGAGCGGACCCGCAAACTCGACTTCGAGGAGATCCAGATCCCGGCCGGCCCGCGCCTCGGCGACGTCGTGCTGGAGGCGAAGAAGCTCGAGAAGGGCTTCGACGGCCGCAAGCTCATCGACGGCCTGAGCTTCACGCTCCCGCGCAACGGCATCGTCGGCATCATCGGCCCGAACGGCGTCGGCAAGACGACCCTGTTCAAGACGATCGTCGGCCTCGAACCGCTCGACGGCGGCGAACTGAAGATCGGCGAGACCGTCAAGATCTCCTACGTCGACCAGTCCCGCGGCGGCATCGACCCGAACAAGACCCTCTGGGAGGTCGTCAGCGACGGGCTCGACTACATCCAGGTCGGCAAGACCGAGATCCCGAGCCGCGCCTACGTCTCCACCTTCGGCTTCAAGGGCCCCGACCAGCAGAAGCGGGCCGGCGTGCTCTCGGGCGGCGAGCGCAACCGTCTGAACCTCGCGCTCACCCTCAAGCAGGGCGGCAATCTGCTGCTGCTCGACGAGCCGACGAACGACCTCGACGTCGAGACCCTGTCGAGCCTCGAGAACGCGCTGCTCGAGTTCCCCGGCTGCGCGGTGGTCATCACCCACGACCGGTGGTTCCTCGACCGCATCGCCACCCACATCCTCGCCTACGAGGGAACGGAGCAGGACCCGGCGAACTGGTACTGGTTCGAGGGCAACTTCGAGGCGTACGAGGAGAACAAGATCGAGCGCCTCGGGCCGGATGCCGCCAAGCCCCACCGCTCCGCATACCGGAAGCTCACGCGGGACTGA